In one window of Candidatus Avedoeria danica DNA:
- a CDS encoding WecB/TagA/CpsF family glycosyltransferase, with translation MIPEQPPGAPGATAAPPPRNRRADILGTWIDDVTFDEAIARIADLVADGRTNGRSHLVVTPNPEMVVQARRDPSLAAALAGAALATPDGVGIRWAARMLGTPIRAVVPGSALTVRLAPAAADAGWRLFLLGAAEGVAAAAADRLAADHPGIRIAGTFAGSPRPGDLDVVRAALAAAAPIDVLLVAYGTPAQEVWLAKHLPALGIPVGMGVGGTFNFIAGIAPWPPRWVARIGLIWLWRLGTEPWRWRRQLRLVRFVGMTVAAAGRRAAGM, from the coding sequence ATGATACCCGAACAGCCGCCCGGTGCGCCGGGCGCGACCGCCGCGCCGCCGCCGCGCAACCGTCGCGCGGACATCCTCGGCACTTGGATCGACGACGTGACGTTCGACGAGGCCATCGCCCGGATCGCCGATCTGGTGGCCGACGGACGCACGAACGGCCGGTCGCACCTCGTGGTGACGCCGAACCCCGAGATGGTGGTCCAGGCGCGTCGCGACCCATCGCTGGCCGCCGCGCTGGCCGGCGCCGCACTCGCCACGCCCGACGGTGTCGGGATCCGGTGGGCGGCGCGCATGCTCGGCACACCGATCCGCGCCGTCGTCCCCGGCAGCGCGCTGACCGTCCGCCTCGCCCCCGCCGCCGCGGATGCGGGCTGGCGCCTGTTCCTGCTGGGCGCGGCCGAGGGCGTCGCCGCCGCGGCAGCGGACCGACTCGCGGCCGATCATCCGGGGATTCGGATCGCGGGGACGTTCGCCGGCAGCCCACGGCCCGGTGATCTCGACGTGGTCCGCGCCGCCCTGGCCGCGGCGGCGCCGATCGACGTTCTCCTCGTCGCCTACGGCACGCCCGCCCAGGAAGTCTGGCTCGCGAAGCACCTGCCGGCCCTCGGGATCCCGGTCGGGATGGGGGTGGGCGGCACGTTCAACTTCATCGCCGGCATCGCGCCGTGGCCGCCGCGGTGGGTGGCGCGGATCGGGCTCATCTGGCTGTGGCGGCTCGGGACGGAACCGTGGCGGTGGCGGAGGCAGCTGCGGCTCGTGCGGTTCGTCGGAATGACGGTCGCGGCGGCGGGGCGGCGGGCCGCGGGCATGTAG
- a CDS encoding MFS transporter, with protein sequence MLTHLVPVFLAETLGARTAVVGLIEGLAETTASLTKLYSGRLSDRWGRRKGLTASGYGVAAAALPVLFAAATWPVVLLARLLDRLGKGIRTAPRDALLADAVTPETRGRAFGLHRAADSAGAFVGLLVAMAIVWRAGIGALPLDEATFRTIVGWAVVPAVLAVVVIVVGVREGGRKAFGDTRPTALSPRPPPEPHRTFGAAGTPSSRLGEGEDAWLEEGTAESSMWGNTAFGRFLIVTVLFTLANASDAFLVLRARSLGASLIEVLALLALFNLVYAALSTWAGGLSDRIPRRRLIVAGWLIYAGVYVGFAFADAPGWLWLLYGAYGIYYALTEGVAKAIVADLVPAERRGAAYGAYHAAVGLTALPASVLAGVLWQGVGGWGGFGPRAPFLVGAGMAVGAAGLMAGWVGRASAADRADVRGQGPRGG encoded by the coding sequence ATGCTCACCCACCTCGTGCCCGTCTTCCTGGCCGAGACGCTCGGCGCGCGGACCGCCGTCGTCGGCCTGATCGAGGGCCTGGCCGAGACGACCGCCAGCCTCACGAAGCTCTACAGCGGTCGCCTATCCGACCGCTGGGGCCGCCGCAAGGGCCTCACGGCCTCCGGCTACGGCGTCGCCGCCGCCGCGCTGCCTGTGCTGTTCGCCGCCGCAACCTGGCCCGTCGTCCTGTTGGCCCGCCTCCTCGACCGCCTGGGCAAAGGCATCCGCACGGCGCCGCGCGATGCGCTCCTGGCCGACGCCGTGACGCCCGAGACCCGCGGCCGCGCGTTCGGCCTCCACCGCGCCGCCGACAGCGCCGGCGCGTTCGTCGGGCTGCTCGTGGCCATGGCGATCGTCTGGCGCGCCGGGATCGGGGCGTTGCCGTTGGATGAGGCGACGTTTCGGACGATCGTGGGGTGGGCGGTGGTGCCGGCGGTGTTGGCGGTCGTCGTGATCGTTGTTGGGGTGCGGGAGGGGGGGCGTAAGGCATTTGGAGACACGCGGCCTACGGCCCTCTCCCCCAGACCCCCTCCCGAACCCCACCGCACCTTCGGTGCGGCGGGGACCCCGTCGAGCCGTTTGGGGGAGGGGGAGGATGCTTGGCTCGAGGAAGGGACCGCAGAGTCGTCGATGTGGGGGAACACGGCGTTCGGGCGATTCCTGATCGTCACGGTGCTCTTCACGCTGGCGAACGCGAGCGATGCGTTCCTCGTGCTCCGCGCGCGGAGCCTCGGCGCTTCGCTGATCGAGGTGCTGGCGCTGCTTGCACTGTTCAACCTCGTGTACGCGGCGTTGTCGACGTGGGCAGGCGGACTGTCCGATCGCATTCCGCGGCGACGGTTGATCGTCGCAGGCTGGTTGATCTACGCCGGCGTCTACGTCGGCTTCGCGTTCGCCGACGCGCCGGGCTGGTTGTGGCTGCTGTACGGGGCCTACGGCATCTACTACGCCCTGACCGAGGGCGTCGCCAAGGCGATCGTCGCCGACCTTGTGCCAGCCGAACGGCGCGGTGCGGCGTACGGCGCGTACCACGCGGCCGTCGGCCTGACGGCGCTGCCGGCGAGCGTGCTGGCGGGCGTGCTGTGGCAGGGCGTCGGTGGGTGGGGCGGGTTCGGGCCGCGGGCGCCGTTCCTCGTTGGGGCGGGGATGGCGGTGGGGGCGGCGGGGTTGATGGCGGGGTGGGTCGGGCGGGCGTCGGCGGCAGATCGCGCGGACGTGCGTGGGCAAGGACCGCGAGGCGGCTGA
- the asnB gene encoding asparagine synthase (glutamine-hydrolyzing), protein MCGIYGVVVRPGAAIDPARVAAMGAALAHRGPDDAHVWRDGTAALGATRLSIIDVEGGRQPVTNEDGSIVACQNGELYNYGELRQRLAAAGHRFDNRGDTDLLPHLYEADGLDFPRRLRGMFAVALWDAPRGRLVLARDRLGIKPLHYAETADGLWFASEIKAILAAGVHRALDAQALHDYLSLDYVPGPATMFAGVRKLAAGTMLVWDAAAPRGPAIGVRRWWSLPAQHGASAAGQAAGGDGAPPLPRSEAGLVALVRTALEDAVAAHLVSDVPVGAFLSGGIDSSVVVALMQRMAGGRVETFSVGFDDRSYDELPFAKRVAAHCGTVHHEAVVRPAAADLVHDLVDAFDEPFADSSAIGSWIVAREAAGHTKVVLSGDGGDEVFGGYVIYQADRLAAIGRRLPSFLTQRLLPAIARAVPASDRKMALDLRLQRFARGVALDPLAAHLAWREIFTEEAKATLYAAPSGIGVASHADADRPSNRGIDPASNARVGARHAVPSLANRPTLDLLRAAHDAYPHADPINRLMAVDASISLVDDMLTKVDRTSMAHGLEVRVPLLDHPLVELLARVPDVYKVRPIHRGMALKPLLRRVAADLLPRDIVHRPKAGFHVPIPAWLKGELRPLLTDVLAPERVRRQGVFDPAAVDALVRAHLEGRRNLSRELWGLMMFGLWFDRHLG, encoded by the coding sequence ATGTGCGGCATATACGGCGTCGTCGTCCGACCGGGCGCGGCCATCGACCCGGCCCGTGTGGCGGCGATGGGCGCGGCGCTGGCCCACCGCGGGCCGGACGATGCGCACGTCTGGCGCGACGGCACGGCGGCGCTGGGTGCGACGCGGCTGTCGATCATCGACGTCGAGGGCGGCCGGCAGCCGGTGACGAACGAGGACGGCTCGATCGTCGCCTGCCAGAACGGCGAGCTCTACAACTACGGCGAGCTGCGGCAACGGCTCGCCGCGGCCGGCCATCGCTTCGACAACCGGGGCGACACCGATCTCCTGCCGCACCTGTACGAGGCAGACGGGCTCGACTTTCCGCGGCGGCTGCGCGGGATGTTCGCCGTGGCGCTGTGGGACGCGCCCCGCGGCCGGCTGGTGCTGGCGCGCGACCGCCTCGGCATCAAGCCGCTGCACTACGCCGAGACGGCGGACGGGCTCTGGTTTGCCAGCGAGATCAAGGCGATCCTGGCGGCGGGCGTCCATCGTGCGTTGGATGCGCAGGCGCTGCACGATTATCTCAGCCTGGACTACGTGCCCGGACCGGCGACGATGTTCGCCGGCGTGCGGAAGCTGGCGGCCGGGACGATGCTCGTCTGGGACGCGGCGGCCCCGCGCGGGCCGGCGATCGGCGTGCGGCGGTGGTGGTCGCTGCCCGCACAACACGGGGCATCGGCGGCCGGTCAGGCGGCGGGCGGCGACGGCGCGCCGCCGCTGCCGCGCAGCGAGGCCGGCCTCGTCGCGCTCGTCCGCACGGCGCTCGAGGATGCCGTGGCGGCCCATTTGGTCAGCGACGTGCCGGTCGGTGCGTTCCTGTCGGGCGGGATCGACTCGAGCGTCGTCGTCGCGCTCATGCAGCGGATGGCCGGCGGGCGGGTCGAGACGTTCAGCGTCGGCTTCGACGACCGCTCGTACGACGAGCTGCCGTTTGCCAAGCGCGTGGCGGCCCACTGCGGCACGGTGCACCACGAGGCCGTCGTCCGGCCGGCCGCCGCCGACCTCGTCCACGACCTCGTCGACGCCTTCGACGAGCCGTTCGCCGACTCGTCGGCCATCGGCTCGTGGATCGTGGCGCGCGAGGCGGCCGGGCACACCAAGGTCGTGCTCTCGGGCGACGGGGGGGACGAGGTCTTCGGCGGCTACGTGATCTACCAGGCCGACCGGCTGGCGGCGATCGGACGGCGGCTGCCGTCGTTCCTCACGCAGCGCCTGCTGCCGGCGATCGCCCGCGCGGTGCCGGCCTCCGATCGCAAGATGGCGCTTGACCTGCGCCTGCAGCGCTTCGCCCGCGGCGTCGCGCTCGATCCGCTGGCGGCGCACCTGGCGTGGCGGGAGATCTTCACCGAGGAGGCGAAGGCGACACTCTACGCCGCCCCTTCCGGCATCGGCGTCGCATCCCACGCCGACGCCGACCGCCCATCGAACCGGGGCATCGATCCCGCATCCAACGCCCGTGTAGGGGCACGGCATGCCGTGCCCTCACTCGCCAACCGCCCAACCCTCGACCTGCTGCGAGCCGCCCACGACGCCTACCCCCACGCCGACCCGATCAACCGCTTGATGGCCGTCGACGCCTCGATCAGCCTCGTCGACGACATGCTCACGAAGGTGGACCGCACGAGCATGGCGCACGGCCTTGAGGTGCGCGTCCCGCTCCTCGACCACCCGCTCGTCGAGCTGCTCGCGCGCGTCCCCGACGTCTACAAGGTCCGTCCGATCCACCGCGGCATGGCGCTCAAGCCGTTGCTCCGGCGCGTGGCCGCGGATCTGCTGCCGCGCGACATCGTCCACCGGCCGAAGGCGGGCTTCCACGTTCCGATCCCGGCGTGGCTGAAGGGCGAGCTGCGGCCGCTCCTGACCGACGTGCTGGCGCCCGAGCGCGTGCGGCGGCAGGGTGTGTTCGATCCGGCGGCCGTCGACGCGCTCGTCCGCGCCCACCTGGAGGGTCGGCGGAACCTCAGCCGCGAGTTGTGGGGGCTGATGATGTTCGGGCTGTGGTTCGATCGGCACCTTGGGTGA
- a CDS encoding molybdenum cofactor guanylyltransferase, giving the protein MPRRPPSPLGHPVAATPSATVATDVATRPLRTSAEPVTGVVLAGGRSRRMGMDKAFIELAGRPLIAWVLDALATIAAHRIIVTHDDDPRYDRFGVPVIVDRLPARCPLSGLHAGISAAPTDLVLAVACDLPLVQPPLLTLLADAIGDALAALPDAGPTPLPARHPTPDVGAGGLQPLLAAYRRGCVPAIERLLSNGPAPATMVASTVPSVIVPPDRWRAADPDGRSFHNVNTLTDLAAAAQLLNRMAP; this is encoded by the coding sequence ATGCCCCGCCGCCCTCCTTCGCCGCTCGGCCACCCCGTCGCCGCGACGCCGTCCGCGACGGTCGCGACCGACGTCGCCACTCGGCCGCTCCGGACGAGCGCCGAGCCGGTCACCGGCGTCGTCCTCGCCGGCGGCCGCAGCCGGCGGATGGGCATGGACAAGGCATTCATCGAGCTTGCCGGCCGGCCGCTCATCGCCTGGGTGCTCGACGCGCTCGCCACCATCGCCGCCCACCGCATCATCGTCACGCACGACGACGACCCGCGCTACGACCGCTTCGGCGTGCCGGTCATCGTCGATCGCCTGCCCGCGCGCTGCCCGCTGTCCGGCCTTCACGCCGGCATCAGCGCGGCCCCGACCGACCTCGTCCTGGCCGTCGCGTGCGACCTGCCGCTCGTCCAGCCGCCCCTCCTTACCCTCCTCGCCGACGCCATCGGCGACGCCTTGGCGGCCCTCCCGGACGCCGGCCCGACCCCGTTGCCCGCCCGCCACCCGACACCCGACGTCGGCGCCGGCGGCCTGCAGCCGCTCCTGGCCGCCTACCGCCGCGGCTGCGTCCCGGCCATCGAGCGGCTGCTGTCCAACGGGCCGGCGCCGGCCACCATGGTCGCCTCGACCGTCCCATCCGTCATCGTCCCCCCGGACCGCTGGCGCGCCGCCGACCCGGACGGCCGATCGTTCCACAACGTCAACACGCTCACCGATCTGGCGGCGGCAGCCCAGCTGCTGAACCGAATGGCGCCGTAG